One window of Brevibacillus choshinensis genomic DNA carries:
- a CDS encoding ABC transporter ATP-binding protein produces MHPELLRVENLTIAFRTDNALLPAVHNIQFSIREQETLAIVGESGCGKSITSFSIMSLLPPAIAKVTGSVFYRGKQINTLQENEMSNIRGKDISMIFQEPMTSLNPVQTIGKQIGEVLKNHTKLQPTERKAKTIEVLKKVGIPRAEKIIHEYPHQLSGGMRQRVMIAMAIACQPDLLIADEPTTALDVTIQAQILYLMNELKQQMGTSILLITHDLGVVAEMADRVLVMYYGQIVEEAAVESIFAEPKHPYTQGLLNSKPSLETKRQRLEPIVGSVPVLGEVKIGCPFLQRCQKAFDKCQTENPPLINTGNQLVRCWLYTDEEVAI; encoded by the coding sequence ATGCATCCAGAATTGCTACGTGTTGAAAATCTTACCATCGCGTTTCGCACGGACAATGCTTTGCTACCAGCCGTTCATAATATTCAATTTTCTATACGTGAACAGGAAACACTTGCGATTGTGGGTGAGTCAGGATGCGGCAAAAGTATCACTTCTTTCTCTATTATGAGTTTACTTCCCCCAGCTATTGCGAAAGTAACCGGAAGTGTTTTTTACCGTGGGAAACAAATTAACACATTGCAGGAGAATGAAATGTCAAATATTCGGGGAAAAGATATTTCAATGATTTTTCAAGAACCAATGACATCATTAAATCCTGTTCAAACGATTGGAAAACAAATTGGTGAAGTGTTGAAAAATCATACTAAGCTGCAACCTACTGAAAGAAAAGCAAAGACAATAGAGGTGCTAAAAAAAGTCGGAATTCCCAGAGCCGAAAAAATCATACATGAATATCCTCACCAGTTGTCAGGAGGTATGAGGCAGCGCGTGATGATTGCAATGGCTATCGCTTGCCAGCCAGACTTGCTGATTGCGGATGAACCGACTACTGCTCTTGATGTGACCATTCAGGCACAAATTCTCTACCTGATGAATGAATTAAAACAGCAAATGGGAACTTCCATATTATTGATAACGCACGACCTTGGGGTTGTTGCAGAAATGGCAGATCGGGTCCTTGTTATGTATTACGGGCAGATAGTTGAGGAAGCAGCAGTGGAATCTATCTTTGCCGAGCCGAAGCATCCCTATACGCAAGGATTACTTAACTCAAAACCCAGTTTAGAAACGAAGCGACAAAGGCTTGAACCAATCGTTGGAAGTGTCCCGGTTTTGGGCGAAGTCAAGATTGGATGCCCTTTTCTCCAAAGGTGTCAAAAGGCTTTTGATAAGTGCCAAACAGAAAATCCTCCTTTGATCAATACAGGTAACCAGTTAGTACGTTGCTGGCTATATACCGATGAGGAGGTGGCGATTTGA
- a CDS encoding ABC transporter ATP-binding protein — MNRHILEVKHLKTYFPVKNGLFAKKTEYVKAVDDVSFCLGKGKTLGIVGESGCGKTTMGRSLLRLIEPTSGSVKFLGEEITALSRSKMREFRGEMQIIFQDPFSSLNPRITVFDTLEEALSIHLPGESRVERTEHIHQLLDMVGLNISHAHRYPHEFSGGQRQRIGIARAISVNPSLIIADEPISALDVSIQAQILNLLQDLQGQLGLTCIFVTHDLSAVKHISDRIGVMYLGSMVEQADTDDLFSNPLHPYTKLLMSAVPIPDPTRKKEKIYLHGDVPNPADPPTGCSFHTRCNQCMDICSSIKPQEVEVEPNHMVACHLYL, encoded by the coding sequence TTGAACAGACACATATTGGAAGTAAAACATCTAAAAACGTATTTTCCAGTCAAGAATGGATTGTTCGCAAAAAAAACAGAATATGTCAAAGCTGTTGACGATGTCTCTTTTTGCCTCGGCAAAGGAAAAACGTTAGGGATTGTTGGGGAAAGTGGATGCGGAAAAACTACCATGGGACGAAGCTTATTACGGTTGATTGAGCCTACATCAGGATCAGTAAAGTTTTTGGGGGAAGAAATTACAGCTTTGAGTCGATCCAAAATGCGTGAATTCCGGGGAGAGATGCAGATTATCTTTCAAGATCCATTCTCCTCACTCAATCCAAGGATAACCGTGTTTGACACACTCGAGGAAGCACTTTCGATTCATTTACCTGGAGAAAGTAGAGTAGAAAGAACAGAACATATACATCAACTTTTAGACATGGTTGGCCTTAACATTTCTCATGCTCATCGTTACCCTCATGAGTTTAGTGGGGGTCAGCGTCAACGGATTGGAATCGCCCGTGCCATTTCAGTCAATCCTTCGCTTATTATTGCGGACGAACCGATTTCAGCTTTAGATGTTTCAATACAAGCACAAATTTTGAACCTGCTTCAAGACCTCCAAGGACAGCTTGGGCTAACGTGTATTTTTGTTACTCATGATCTCAGTGCTGTTAAACATATTAGTGATCGGATTGGAGTTATGTATCTTGGTAGCATGGTCGAACAGGCCGACACCGATGATCTTTTCTCTAATCCGCTTCATCCCTATACAAAACTGTTGATGTCAGCAGTTCCTATACCGGATCCGACTCGAAAAAAAGAAAAGATTTATTTGCATGGTGATGTTCCCAATCCCGCTGATCCACCAACAGGATGTTCGTTTCATACGAGATGTAATCAATGCATGGATATCTGCTCATCCATAAAGCCGCAAGAGGTTGAGGTAGAACCAAATCACATGGTAGCTTGTCATCTATATTTGTAA
- a CDS encoding M20 family metallopeptidase produces the protein MKGENMGDLLEYLKSQQNEMLKMLQTLVEIESPSLEKEMNDLLGKKITEIFLSFTGGTMEIIPNQTYGNHLRGRWGQGDHQILLLAHRDTVWQSGDLQRNPFRIEGDKAYGPGIFDMKGGIVQGIYALHTLRNFQINPNCQVVFLITSDEEIGSPSSRQIIEEEAKKSDYVLVLEPPMYDYGALKTARKGVGMYKLKVTGQAAHSGIDHQKGKSAIEELAHQTLYLHKLTDYTIGTTVNVGTVKGGTRGNVVAAEAKAEVDIRVRTQAEFDRTIPLIENIVPAIEGTRIEVEGGINRPPLERTKEVGKMFELARNIGKEKLGIDLVEVETGGASDGNFTAPLAPTLDGLGPVGDGAHAVHEHVLIQDIPVRSALLGYLIGELARQKRHS, from the coding sequence ATGAAAGGAGAAAACATGGGCGACTTATTGGAATATTTGAAGAGTCAGCAAAATGAAATGCTAAAAATGTTACAAACACTGGTAGAAATAGAATCTCCTTCCCTCGAAAAAGAAATGAATGATTTATTAGGTAAAAAGATAACGGAGATTTTTCTTTCTTTCACAGGTGGAACGATGGAGATTATTCCTAATCAAACGTATGGGAACCACCTTCGTGGAAGATGGGGACAGGGAGATCATCAGATTCTTTTACTCGCACATCGAGACACTGTATGGCAAAGCGGCGATTTGCAAAGAAACCCTTTTCGTATTGAAGGTGATAAAGCCTATGGACCGGGAATTTTCGATATGAAGGGCGGAATCGTTCAAGGAATATATGCGTTACACACATTACGGAACTTCCAAATAAATCCAAATTGTCAAGTTGTTTTTTTAATCACTTCAGATGAAGAAATAGGAAGTCCATCATCTCGGCAAATCATTGAGGAAGAAGCTAAGAAAAGTGATTACGTCCTCGTCCTTGAGCCCCCCATGTACGATTACGGTGCTTTAAAAACGGCTCGTAAAGGAGTTGGGATGTACAAACTAAAAGTAACAGGGCAAGCTGCACATTCAGGAATTGATCATCAAAAAGGGAAAAGCGCCATTGAAGAATTAGCCCATCAAACCCTATACCTTCATAAACTGACTGATTACACAATCGGTACAACTGTAAATGTCGGAACTGTTAAAGGAGGAACGCGGGGGAATGTAGTAGCTGCGGAAGCAAAGGCGGAAGTGGATATACGAGTGAGGACACAAGCTGAATTTGATCGGACTATTCCCCTAATTGAAAATATCGTTCCTGCAATTGAAGGAACTAGGATAGAGGTAGAAGGTGGAATAAATCGTCCGCCACTGGAACGTACCAAGGAAGTTGGCAAAATGTTTGAACTGGCCAGGAATATTGGGAAGGAAAAATTGGGGATTGACTTGGTCGAAGTTGAGACTGGAGGGGCTAGTGATGGAAATTTTACAGCTCCTCTAGCGCCTACGCTTGATGGACTTGGTCCTGTTGGAGATGGAGCTCACGCAGTGCACGAGCATGTTTTGATTCAGGACATCCCCGTAAGAAGTGCGTTGCTTGGGTACCTGATTGGGGAGTTGGCAAGACAAAAAAGACATTCGTAA
- a CDS encoding M3 family oligoendopeptidase, with product MRWKLDVLYTSFDSHEFRVDMKKCEEELKSIEKWVKTNANSDFDASNKIETYLNMLNSFYDRFNRLYQFAELTFYEDNENQKSLEAIADLQRIKARSVKPLVTFQKWISTLENLNELIQSSAFLTEHEFYLTELVENNEYVLTEKSEEFIAEMENMGSNIWTRMHNELTSNLMVNVTINDEQKLIPLSMARNMAYDKNFTVRKNAYEAEMKAYSEIENACAACLNGIKGEVITLSEMRGYSSPLKKTLLDQKMSEAALDTMISAIQEKLPSFHAFYRRKAEVLDAKNGLPFFELFAPLETDSFTFTFEQAKDLIIENFGAFSDSMGCFAKKAFQESWIDAEPRKGKRGGALCVNLYSVRESRILCNFTGSLSDVVTLSHELGHGYHNERLRNQSYVNSKPPLPIAETASIFSEIIVKQAELQKREGREKYIILENDVSQSSKAIVDVYSRFLFETEVFKRRRNNVLSPIDLKNMMEKSQMDSYGTSLDHDFLHPYMWICKAQYYYADNNFYNFPYTFGLLFSKVLYEKYVENKSSFVKLYDQFLSVSGQMSIRTLAKKLDIDVESMNFWKSSLRLVEEDINRFLLYK from the coding sequence ATGAGGTGGAAGCTGGATGTTTTATATACCTCCTTTGACTCACACGAATTCCGTGTTGACATGAAAAAATGTGAGGAAGAGCTGAAGTCCATAGAAAAGTGGGTAAAAACAAATGCGAACAGTGATTTTGACGCCAGTAACAAGATAGAGACTTATCTTAATATGTTAAATAGTTTTTACGATCGGTTTAATCGGTTATACCAATTCGCTGAATTGACTTTCTATGAAGACAATGAAAACCAAAAATCTTTGGAAGCAATTGCTGATTTACAGCGCATTAAAGCTCGAAGTGTGAAACCACTTGTAACTTTTCAAAAGTGGATCAGTACTTTGGAAAATCTAAATGAACTGATTCAGTCATCTGCATTCTTAACCGAGCATGAGTTTTATCTAACAGAATTAGTAGAAAATAATGAATATGTATTAACTGAGAAAAGCGAAGAATTTATTGCTGAAATGGAAAATATGGGTTCAAACATTTGGACGAGAATGCATAACGAATTAACCTCTAACCTTATGGTAAATGTGACAATAAATGATGAACAAAAGTTAATCCCTTTATCAATGGCAAGGAATATGGCCTATGATAAAAATTTTACAGTAAGAAAAAATGCTTATGAAGCTGAAATGAAGGCTTATTCAGAAATAGAAAATGCATGCGCCGCTTGTTTAAACGGAATTAAAGGAGAAGTGATTACTTTATCTGAGATGAGAGGCTACTCATCTCCTCTAAAAAAAACATTATTGGATCAGAAAATGAGCGAAGCGGCTTTAGATACTATGATTAGTGCCATTCAAGAGAAATTACCATCCTTTCACGCTTTTTATAGGAGAAAAGCAGAAGTACTAGACGCAAAGAATGGTTTGCCTTTTTTTGAACTATTCGCCCCCTTGGAGACCGACTCTTTCACCTTCACTTTTGAGCAAGCGAAAGATCTAATTATAGAAAATTTCGGAGCTTTTAGTGATTCTATGGGGTGCTTTGCTAAAAAGGCATTTCAAGAGTCCTGGATTGATGCTGAGCCACGGAAAGGAAAGCGGGGAGGGGCTCTTTGCGTTAACCTCTACAGCGTGAGAGAAAGTAGGATATTGTGTAATTTCACTGGGAGTTTAAGTGATGTAGTAACTCTATCGCATGAGTTAGGTCATGGTTATCATAATGAACGCCTTAGAAATCAAAGTTATGTAAATAGTAAACCTCCATTACCAATCGCAGAAACAGCTTCAATTTTCAGTGAAATAATCGTAAAACAGGCAGAGCTCCAGAAGAGAGAGGGAAGGGAAAAATACATTATTCTTGAAAATGATGTTTCCCAATCAAGTAAAGCAATAGTTGATGTTTATAGTCGTTTCTTATTTGAAACTGAAGTGTTTAAGAGAAGACGAAACAACGTTTTATCCCCGATCGATTTGAAAAATATGATGGAGAAAAGCCAAATGGACTCATACGGCACTAGCCTCGATCATGATTTTTTACATCCATATATGTGGATATGTAAAGCTCAATACTATTATGCTGATAATAATTTTTATAATTTTCCGTATACATTCGGCTTGTTATTTTCAAAAGTGCTTTATGAAAAATACGTTGAGAATAAATCTTCGTTTGTCAAATTGTATGATCAGTTTCTTTCCGTGAGTGGACAAATGAGTATTAGAACATTGGCAAAGAAACTAGACATAGATGTTGAGTCAATGAATTTCTGGAAAAGTTCTCTACGTTTAGTTGAGGAAGATATCAATCGCTTTCTACTCTATAAATAG
- a CDS encoding IS3 family transposase (programmed frameshift) yields MKKIYDKEFKIQTIQMIKNEGKTVTQVARELGISGNTLYRWMAEFQQDGKQAFPGSGQLKPEDQASRDLQKRIRDLEEENEILKKGDALLRKRPALIYSFIHDHRFKLRVAKMCSVFEVSRSGYYAWREHRGKQTKRSKNRKKLEQRIRRIFLDSRRLYGSRKIKEILGQQGFHVSGKTVARMMKELGLRSRTVKKYKATTNSKHNFPVYDNVLDRGFTAEAPNRKWVADITYVWTSEGWLYLASIMDLYSRKIVGFHMDERMTKDLVIAALDRAFSQQRPRGEVLHHSDRGSQYASHDYQARLRTYKMKGSMSRKGNCYDNACIESFHSVLKKELVYLEKFKTRKQAKKRIFEYITCFYNGKRIHSAIGYFTPNEYKRMYRFAA; encoded by the exons ATGAAGAAAATATATGACAAAGAGTTCAAAATACAAACGATTCAGATGATTAAAAATGAAGGTAAGACGGTGACTCAGGTAGCCCGTGAACTTGGAATCAGTGGCAATACGCTTTACCGTTGGATGGCAGAGTTTCAACAGGACGGCAAACAAGCTTTCCCTGGTAGCGGACAATTAAAACCAGAAGACCAAGCATCTCGCGATCTGCAAAAGCGGATTCGAGATCTGGAAGAGGAAAATGAAATCTTAAAAAAGG GCGATGCACTACTTCGCAAAAGACCGGCGCTGATCTATTCCTTCATTCATGATCATCGCTTCAAGCTCCGTGTCGCGAAGATGTGCTCTGTTTTTGAAGTTTCAAGAAGCGGCTATTATGCATGGCGAGAACACAGAGGCAAGCAAACCAAACGCAGCAAAAACCGGAAAAAGCTTGAGCAACGTATACGCCGAATTTTTCTAGATTCTCGCCGTCTATATGGTAGCCGGAAAATCAAAGAAATCCTAGGACAGCAAGGCTTTCATGTATCGGGGAAAACTGTCGCACGTATGATGAAGGAACTGGGCCTGAGATCCCGTACGGTTAAGAAGTATAAGGCAACAACCAACTCTAAGCATAACTTTCCTGTCTATGACAATGTACTAGATCGTGGTTTCACTGCAGAAGCTCCAAACCGCAAGTGGGTTGCTGATATCACCTATGTCTGGACAAGTGAAGGCTGGTTGTATCTAGCTAGCATCATGGATCTGTACAGCCGTAAAATCGTTGGTTTTCATATGGACGAACGGATGACCAAAGACCTGGTAATAGCCGCTCTAGACCGCGCCTTCAGCCAGCAGCGACCGCGCGGAGAGGTTCTGCATCACTCGGATCGCGGCAGTCAGTATGCTTCCCATGACTACCAGGCAAGACTGCGCACATACAAGATGAAAGGCAGTATGAGTCGAAAAGGGAACTGTTACGATAATGCGTGCATCGAATCGTTCCACAGTGTGCTCAAGAAAGAACTTGTATACTTGGAAAAATTCAAAACACGCAAGCAAGCTAAGAAACGCATTTTTGAATACATCACTTGCTTCTACAATGGAAAACGAATCCATTCTGCCATTGGATACTTTACGCCCAATGAGTACAAACGTATGTACCGTTTTGCCGCATAA
- a CDS encoding NAD(P)/FAD-dependent oxidoreductase produces MKKGESLLEKQKVVIIGAGIVGACMAYQLAKRNQDVTVIERHPTAAREVTEKSFAWIHTTHRVAPQYRHLYDNASEEYLALQQELSELQIQWHGALTWDDSNLNEQIHLQKLNREQIEALEPNLKEYPNDAMFANEEGAVDPIELTELLLRKAQEYGVKVQFDTNVTQLQQENSRLIGVHTSKGFMESDVVVLAAGTGVSELCNSFGCSVPVTPSPSILIRMKTSSRLIHTLISNAQFEARQLTDHSLLAAEDYMDDSEENGPEAVGTRAFETLRRSLKGGEQLELESIKVGLRPMPEDGYPIVGFHNQMKGLYVTVMHSAITLAPLIARLAATEIINRESRCELESCRLSRFKQ; encoded by the coding sequence ATGAAAAAGGGGGAGTCACTGCTGGAAAAACAAAAAGTAGTAATTATAGGAGCAGGAATTGTCGGAGCCTGTATGGCCTATCAACTAGCAAAACGAAATCAGGATGTAACAGTTATTGAACGACACCCTACCGCAGCGCGTGAAGTTACAGAAAAATCATTTGCCTGGATTCATACAACACATAGGGTGGCTCCCCAGTACAGACATTTGTATGACAACGCTTCAGAAGAATACCTTGCACTGCAGCAAGAGCTATCCGAATTACAAATTCAATGGCACGGAGCATTAACGTGGGACGATTCGAACCTAAATGAGCAAATCCACCTTCAAAAATTAAACCGAGAGCAGATTGAGGCATTGGAACCGAATTTGAAGGAGTATCCGAATGATGCGATGTTTGCCAATGAAGAAGGAGCAGTAGATCCGATAGAATTAACGGAACTATTGTTAAGAAAAGCACAGGAATACGGAGTAAAGGTACAGTTTGATACCAACGTTACACAACTGCAGCAAGAAAATTCCCGCTTAATAGGCGTACATACATCCAAGGGGTTTATGGAGTCGGATGTTGTGGTATTGGCCGCGGGTACAGGCGTATCCGAACTTTGCAATTCGTTTGGTTGCTCCGTACCAGTAACGCCGTCACCTTCCATTCTGATTCGGATGAAGACCTCGAGTAGACTAATACACACTTTAATCTCGAATGCGCAGTTTGAAGCGCGTCAGCTAACTGATCATTCATTGCTAGCTGCGGAAGATTATATGGATGATTCGGAGGAAAATGGACCAGAGGCAGTGGGCACACGTGCCTTCGAGACGCTGCGTCGCAGCCTGAAGGGTGGAGAACAATTGGAGCTGGAAAGCATCAAAGTTGGGTTGAGACCAATGCCAGAGGACGGCTATCCGATTGTAGGCTTTCATAATCAGATGAAGGGACTTTATGTGACGGTGATGCATTCCGCCATTACTCTGGCTCCGCTAATTGCGCGTCTAGCTGCAACTGAAATAATCAATCGAGAATCAAGATGCGAACTAGAGTCTTGTCGTCTCTCCCGATTTAAGCAGTAG
- the rplD gene encoding 50S ribosomal protein L4 — translation MVYKSASNIHCVETAISITLNVYDILRYDKLIIAKDAVTIIQKCIQDLNFQTVANISDERRNIHGI, via the coding sequence ATTGTTTATAAAAGCGCAAGCAATATTCACTGTGTTGAAACCGCAATTTCAATTACTCTGAATGTGTATGATATTCTGCGCTATGACAAGCTCATTATCGCAAAAGATGCTGTCACAATAATTCAGAAATGTATACAAGATCTTAATTTCCAAACCGTTGCAAATATCTCTGATGAGAGGAGGAATATTCATGGCATTTGA
- a CDS encoding Lsa family ABC-F type ribosomal protection protein — protein MSMIQVQNLTFSYPSSFDNIFEDVSFQIDTDWKLGFIGRNGRGKTTFFNLLLGKYEYGGKIISSVEYNYFPYPVSDKSKFTHEILEEICPQAEDWEFLREISYLDVDDEVMYRPFETLSNGEQTKVLLAALFLNEGQFLLIDEPTNHLDTHARKMVSKYLKRKKGFILISHDRNFLDGCVDHILSINRANIEVQSGNYSSWKLNFDRQQEHEEATNERLQKDIGRLQQSSKRSANWSDQVEASKNGTTNSGSKLDKGYVGHKAAKMMKRAKNLESRQQKAIEEKSTLLKNVEKTESLQLEPLEYKSKELIQLTNVSVMYDGELVNTPISFHVEPGDRVVLDGKNGSGKSSILKLILRKPLQHTGALNVGSGLVISYVQQDTSHLKGKLSDFIEENQIDEQLFKSILRKLDFDRIQFEKDISHYSGGQKKKLLIAKSLCENAHLYIWDEPLNFIDVYSRMQIEELIQSFNPTMVFVEHDQTFQEKVATKTVAL, from the coding sequence ATGTCAATGATTCAAGTACAAAACCTGACTTTTTCTTATCCAAGCAGCTTTGATAATATTTTTGAAGATGTTAGCTTTCAAATAGATACGGATTGGAAGCTTGGATTTATTGGTCGAAACGGACGAGGCAAGACAACTTTTTTTAATCTATTATTGGGAAAATATGAATACGGCGGAAAAATTATTTCTTCGGTAGAATATAATTATTTTCCATATCCAGTCTCGGATAAAAGCAAATTCACACATGAAATATTAGAAGAGATATGTCCCCAGGCAGAAGATTGGGAGTTTCTTCGTGAAATATCTTATTTAGATGTCGATGATGAAGTGATGTACCGGCCATTTGAAACATTATCGAATGGGGAACAAACGAAGGTTCTACTTGCTGCACTGTTTTTGAATGAAGGGCAATTTTTATTAATTGATGAGCCGACCAATCACCTAGATACCCATGCACGAAAGATGGTTTCAAAATATTTAAAAAGAAAAAAAGGATTCATTTTAATATCACATGATAGAAACTTTTTGGATGGCTGTGTTGATCATATCTTGTCAATAAACAGAGCAAATATAGAAGTTCAAAGTGGTAATTATTCTTCTTGGAAGCTGAATTTTGATAGACAGCAGGAACATGAGGAAGCAACAAATGAGCGTTTGCAAAAAGATATTGGGAGGCTGCAACAATCTTCAAAGCGTTCAGCCAATTGGTCTGATCAAGTAGAAGCTTCCAAAAATGGTACAACAAATTCTGGTTCTAAATTGGACAAGGGCTATGTAGGACATAAAGCTGCGAAAATGATGAAACGTGCAAAGAACCTGGAGTCAAGGCAACAGAAAGCTATTGAAGAAAAGTCAACGTTGCTAAAAAATGTGGAAAAAACGGAGTCATTACAGTTAGAGCCATTGGAATACAAATCTAAAGAACTAATTCAGTTAACGAATGTGTCTGTTATGTATGATGGTGAATTAGTTAATACGCCAATAAGTTTTCATGTTGAACCAGGAGACCGAGTTGTGCTTGATGGAAAGAATGGTAGTGGAAAAAGTAGTATTTTAAAACTAATCCTAAGGAAGCCACTCCAGCATACAGGTGCTTTGAACGTTGGTTCAGGCCTTGTCATTTCTTATGTACAACAAGATACCTCTCATTTAAAGGGAAAGTTATCTGATTTTATTGAAGAAAATCAGATTGATGAACAGTTATTTAAATCTATTCTACGAAAACTGGATTTTGACCGTATCCAGTTTGAAAAAGATATATCCCACTATTCTGGTGGACAAAAGAAAAAGTTGCTTATAGCTAAAAGTTTATGTGAAAATGCACATTTATATATTTGGGATGAGCCACTAAATTTTATTGATGTTTATTCACGTATGCAAATTGAAGAGCTTATTCAAAGTTTTAATCCAACAATGGTTTTTGTTGAGCATGATCAGACATTTCAAGAAAAAGTGGCTACGAAAACGGTAGCCTTATAG